Proteins co-encoded in one Hyla sarda isolate aHylSar1 chromosome 4, aHylSar1.hap1, whole genome shotgun sequence genomic window:
- the LOC130367312 gene encoding uncharacterized protein LOC130367312, which produces MCEQKVQIDVNSYNQGTVVQITTRYISSTPSITARRSQNLKDLLVQSEYGEEPACKKFGSKGPKWGCIPCGRCIACPNIVRTDNFTDSSGKTTFKITQHITCSTRAVVYYATCPCQKIYVGLTTRELKVRVREHMRDIRLARVTDSGHDFKPVARHFLKYHDADPALLKVCGIDRIQLVYRIQMWQKDWLSVNLGGFIDSKPWYPTV; this is translated from the exons ATGTGCGAGCAAAAAGTGCAGATCGACGTCAACTCTTACAACCAAGGAACCGTAGTACAGATAACAACCAG ATACATTTCATCTACCCCGAGCATCACAGCTAGAAGATCCCAGAATCTTAAGGACTTGCTGGTCCAAAGCGAGTATGGAGAAGAACCAGCATGTAAGAAATTTGGTTCCAAAGGACCGAAATGGGGATGCATACCCTGTGGCCGGTGTATTGCATGTCCGAACATAGTACGTACAGACAACTTCACCGACAGCTCAGGAAAAACAACTTTTAAGATCACACAGCACATCACCTGTTCTACCAGAGCAGTCGTATATTACGCGACATGCCCATGTCAGAAGATTTATGTCGGACTAACAACTCGCGAACTGAAGGTAAGGGTAAGAGAGCACATGAGGGATATTAGGTTAGCCAGAGTGACAGACAGTGGACACGATTTCAAACCGGTTGCAAGGCACTTTCTAAAATACCACGATGCAGATCCAGCTCTTTTAAAAGTTTGCGGTATTGACAGAATACAGCTTGTGTACAGAATACAGATGTGGCAAAAAGATTGGCTCAGTGTGAATCTCGGTGGATTTATAGACTCCAAACCATGGTACCCCACGGTCTAA